In Aegilops tauschii subsp. strangulata cultivar AL8/78 chromosome 3, Aet v6.0, whole genome shotgun sequence, one genomic interval encodes:
- the LOC109773065 gene encoding cyclin-A1-2 has product MSSNSAAPRRFSSAMSTSTAKRPAVPEGARAAAGPAAAQQQAKKRVALGNLTTNVAAAAAGRAGCGKIAVVTTGNARLNSATSAAPVKKGALPSARHASANRGSAVKSAFTKPAPVTSRHESSVQKESVPPRKVPTVVPIAVPAVIPFSSFVSPGHSGDSISTDETMSSCDSMKSPDFEYIDNGDSSLLDSLQRRANENLRISDDRTVEGAKWKKDAAAPMEIDNVCDVDDNYEDPQLCATLASDIYMHLREAETRKRPSTDFLETIQKDVNPSMRAILIDWLVEVAEEYRLVPDTLYLTVNYIDRYLSGNEINRQRLQLLGVACMLIAAKYEEICAPQVEEFCYITDNTYFKDEVLDMEASVLNYLKFEMTAPTAKCFLRRFVRAAQVCDEDPPLHLEFLANYVAELSLLEYSLLAYPPSLVAASAIFLSKFILQPAKHPWNSTLAHYTQYKPSELCDCVKALHRLFSVGPGSNLPAIREKYSQHKYKFVGKKQCPTSVPAEFFRDAAC; this is encoded by the exons ATGTCGAGCAACTCCGCCGCCCCCCGCCGCTTCTCGTCGGCGATGTCGACCTCGACGGCGAAGCGCCCGGCCGTGCCGGAGGGCGCCAGGGCGGCGGCGGGCCCCGCGGCCGCGCAGCAGCAGGCCAAGAAGCGCGTGGCGCTCGGCAACCTCACCACCAACGTCGCCGCGGCGGCCGCGGGCAGGGCCGGCTGCGGGAAGATCGCGGTCGTCACGACGGGCAATGCG AGGTTGAATTCAGCTACCTCAGCTGCACCTGTGAAGAAGGGAGCTTTGCCAAGTGCTCGGCATGCAAGCGCAAATCGTGGCTCGGCTGTGAAATCGGCTTTCACCAAGCCAGCTCCTGTCACATCTCGCCATGAGAGCTCCGTACAGAAGGAGAGTGTTCCTCCTCGTAAGGTGCCTACTGTGGTGCCGATTGCCGTGCCTGCCGTTATACCCTTCAGCAGCTTCGTGTCTCCTGGACATTCAGGAGATTCGATTTCCACTGACGAGACTATGTCGAGTTGCGATTCTATGAAGAGCCCCGATTTCGAGTACATTGACAACGGTGACTCCTCATTGCTCGATTCTCTACAGCGACGGGCAAATGAAAACCTGCGCATTTCAGATGATAGAACTGTGGAAG GAGCTAAGTGGAAGAAGGATGCTGCTGCCCCAATGGAAATTGACAACGTTTGTGACGTTGATGATAACTACGAGGATCCACAGCTGTGTGCTACTCTTGCTTCTGATATCTATATGCACTTGCGAGAGGCTGAG ACGAGGAAAAGACCATCAACTGATTTTCTGGAAACAATTCAGAAGGATGTGAACCCAAGCATGAGGGCTATCCTGATTGACTGGCTTGTGGAA GTTGCTGAAGAATATCGTCTTGTTCCTGATACCTTATACCTGACAGTCAACTATATTGACCGTTACCTTTCCGGCAACGAGATCAATCGGCAAAGGCTGCAATTACTTGGTGTCGCTTGCATGCTTATAGCTGC TAAATATGAGGAGATTTGTGCACCCCAGGTAGAAGAATTCTGCTACATCACTGACAATACATACTTCAAGGATGAG GTTCTGGATATGGAAGCTTCCGTCCTCAATTACCTGAAGTTTGAGATGACCGCGCCTACAGCAAAGTGCTTTTTAAG GAGATTTGTCCGGGCTGCACAAGTCTGTGATGAG GATCCACCTTTGCATCTTGAGTTCCTAGCCAATTATGTTGCTGAGCTATCACTGCTTGAGTACAGTCTACTTGCTTACCCTCCTTCACTTGTTGCGGCCTCCGCAATTTTCTTGTCGAAGTTCATACTGCAGCCAGCAAAACACCCCTGG AACTCCACCCTTGCCCACTACACACAGTACAAGCCATCGGAGCTCTGCGATTGTGTGAAGGCGCTGCACCGCCTTTTCAGCGTTGGTCCTGGGAGTAATCTTCCTGCAATCAGAGAAAAGTACAGCCAACATAAG TACAAATTTGTCGGGAAAAAGCAATGCCCAACTTCAGTGCCCGCAGAATTCTTCCGGGACGCGGCATGCTAG